tattgtattaattgtacttgaaatagttataaaaatgtaacataatatataattatttacctatttatggttgtatttattaaaatatagttcagttaaaaatatgaacCAATGGGTCACCTATTCAGTGGCGGCCTAGCCAGGTCGGTAAGACAGCAATCAGCAACTGGAACCCCttcaaatttattgaaaaaatatgtttaaggcTCTATGTCTTCCTAATTGTTCATAAAAGGAGGGGCTCTTTTTTATTTAGCAGACCAAGTAATGTATGCCCAGGCTACCACTGACCCTATATCttacaaaagtttaaaacatcATTCAACCAAAATAGCAATGTAACaaatatgtaacaaaaaattagaaaatatagcAACTAACAAGTACTTACAATCAAAAGTAAGTACTTGCTATCATTAGCTAATTAATTGCAAGGAATTACAAGTTACtagcttttttttcaaaaatattttataattctgatAGTTGttcgcaaaaatatttttgttcttgACAAGATTATCATGTTTTTACTGCATTAGTCaagctgatatttttttttttaattatcaatgcaaaaaataataatgaacatttttgttttttgttaattaaataatactgttTGTGTTGGAATTCTAAAACAAACAACTAAAAGGAAAAACATGATTTTCTATTgcatttaatgttaattttaagttgaaaaatgtatcaCCTCTACACAGTGCATACATTTAAATCTAGAAATGAGTAATGTGTTAAAGTGAAAAAAACActattctataaaattatatgtgttCTAGAGAGGATTCACTTATTTATAAAAGGTAatgtaatgaatattatgtcactattttaaattagtaagattctacataatattactattatattatttatgtaatttttgtgaAATCACCTTTTCTTTGCAGCTGCTTAGCATAGATATAATTGAAAGACAGACAGATTGAACAGATAATGCTGGTGACCAGTCATCAGTAAGAATAGATAAACAAATATGTCCATTACTATACACATGTGGATGAACTGGAATATTTTGGCCCACAAATgtaaccttaaaaaaattaattattattattattaaataaaatattaaaataaaataaacattttttacttcaGGCGACTCAAATGGATAGCTAGTACCAAATTTGAATTGCAACTGGAACTGTTCTCCATCATATAAAGTACCTTCAGCACCTTGCATATTTATAGTCCAACTAAAAAGTAAGattacacatttaaaaactataaaaaagtaatatatctATGAAGAGCTTTATACTAATGAAGTTATATCACCAAAATcagttaattttaaagcaaaaaaTATAATCCCAGAGttgcaactattataaaaaaaaaacataaatacttaaattataaatagctaGATTATAAGAAAATACAAGTTTACCTACATTTTGgtgatagtaaaattatttatttatttcttctacctaactttttattttttactttcattGATTGTAATTAATCATAACAATGTGCATAAGGTGAAATATATGTTGATAAACTTACtacatagtttaaaatattatatcgtaaactaaatgaaataatttgaattgtataaCATCCAAATGTATGTTACGGaacaagtaataaatattatatttatataaaatctaccTAATAGCTAATAGAtccttacaaaatatacatgacatataataaatatgtattaaaattagtaacaactaataaaacaaaaaacattataattaaaaaataattgttgaaccgAAAAACAGCAAAATTGTGCAGACCAGAATCAATTTGTGATGTtagctattaaatttaattttcctattataataatcaaagacCTGTGTATTTACATCGGTTTTAAATGATATTTCGGGTTTTAACGGAGTTATGAGacaatttaaattgcaatatcTTGCATACCAATAACTTacctaagaaattaaatatcataaaaaatcaaCGAACAAACACAGATAAGTTCTtatctttaagtttgataataggtcaattcaatcTAGGTATTCACACGTAGCGAGACTTTTGCAAGACAAATTTATGTTtcattttaagataataatttattttgagtcaactaatattaaaaacatttgctAGGTCTTAAGAATGAATCCACCCTACAGCTAATAGCACAAAATTGGTTCGGCTGAACACAAATTTCCtatgttatatgtttataaGATAGAGATGCATGTGAAtatgacatcctcttaagatattatt
This portion of the Acyrthosiphon pisum isolate AL4f chromosome A1, pea_aphid_22Mar2018_4r6ur, whole genome shotgun sequence genome encodes:
- the LOC100161121 gene encoding uncharacterized protein LOC100161121 (The RefSeq protein has 1 frameshift compared to this genomic sequence); the encoded protein is MAGKTPSEKRLHKELISLVKEPPPGMVVDVDQAEQNLNVWTINMQGAEGTLYDGEQFQLQFKFGTSYPFESPEVTFVGQIFQFIHMCIVMDIFVYLFLLMTGHQHYLFNLSVFQLYLC
- the LOC100161121 gene encoding uncharacterized protein LOC100161121 isoform X1 produces the protein MAGKTPSEKRLHKELISLVKEPPPGMVVDVDQAEQNLNVWTINMQGAEGTLYDGEQFQLQFKFGTSYPFESPEVTFVGQNIPVHPHVYSNGHICLSILTDDWSPALSVQSVCLSIISMLSSCKEKKRPPDNSFYIKTCNKNPKKTKWWYHDDKV